GTACCACGTCTGCGTGGTTACGTTGATTGTACCAATGAAAAGCGTGTCGCCTGGCGAACCACCCGGACCGTTGTCGTCGAACAGACCCAGGGCGCACTGGGTCGCAGTCTGAGCGCCGGCCATTATCCGGATAGTCGTAATGCTACAGGGATAGACTGGTGGCACGAACCGTGCACCGTATCCGCCCGGCCCGTTCCACGCCCACATATGCTCGGGGACGCCGTCGTCATACGAGAGCGTACCGGGCAGGGTGACGACGTGAAGCTCGACTTTAGCGGTGTCGTTGGCCGGGAAAACATCGCCCGCAAGTCGGGTATAGACTTCTATTGTGTAGGTGCCGTTTACAGTCGGAGTATAGGTGTTCGGGAACACGATTGAGTCAATATCACCAGGGTTGGGCACCGATGTTGTCACCGAATCGGTGAATCGGACTACAGCTCCCTGTTTGACCCGGACGAAGGACTTGAAGTCACCCTCGGGCTGGTTTCCGTAGTTTCTTGCCACAGCCCAGAAGGTCATCGGTGAACCATTGAGCACGAACATTCCGCCTGAACGGTCGTTCATCGCATTGCGGATGCCGGCATCGTGTACTTGATAGTTAGTAGAGTCAGGGGGGTAGAAAAGTATTGCCAGTCCGGGATGGTACATGTTGCGGGATGGGGTGCGGCCTGACAGCCAGGACAGGCCGATGTTGCCGCCAACATTCTCGATGCCGGTGTTGTTTGTTTCCGAGGTCCAGCCGTTGTACGGCGTGCCGGTCTGCTCCTTGTACTGGAACTTGATGCACGAGTCAGCGCGGGTAAGGATTATCTGGAACGTGTTGTTGCCGCCGGTGTTCCAGAACTTGACCGAGTCGTACTGGACGATGAAGGTGTCAGAGTTGCCCCAGTACCAGACCGAGCCACCGACTGAACAGTCAATGTCTGACATCAGGGGGGCCAGTAGGTTGTTCGGTCGGGTCGTCTTCGGTATGGTCGGAAATGGGTGCGCGGCCAACGCGTTGTCGTGGAAC
The window above is part of the candidate division WOR-3 bacterium genome. Proteins encoded here:
- a CDS encoding T9SS type A sorting domain-containing protein, which codes for MTAIIVATLIAVSAPGITWTPVTPPADTSTGGPDAYGYRWIDSDTAGGPVYNWVDIKARGTMVTGLGDDNVVGPFPIGFDFPYYWYRVNQVYVGSNGYIAFHDNALAAHPFPTIPKTTRPNNLLAPLMSDIDCSVGGSVWYWGNSDTFIVQYDSVKFWNTGGNNTFQIILTRADSCIKFQYKEQTGTPYNGWTSETNNTGIENVGGNIGLSWLSGRTPSRNMYHPGLAILFYPPDSTNYQVHDAGIRNAMNDRSGGMFVLNGSPMTFWAVARNYGNQPEGDFKSFVRVKQGAVVRFTDSVTTSVPNPGDIDSIVFPNTYTPTVNGTYTIEVYTRLAGDVFPANDTAKVELHVVTLPGTLSYDDGVPEHMWAWNGPGGYGARFVPPVYPCSITTIRIMAGAQTATQCALGLFDDNGPGGSPGDTLFIGTINVTTQTWYPLNLPTPAVITEGAFFVGAMSAVPSAPSFGGDSTPPYAGQSWEYTGVWAPSRHADEDVMANAMITATGISEWLGPVPTTERLRIAVTPNPFGNKSWLRLSAPSPAQAVEVYDATGTLIQTFPISRGTAVLDGRRMAEGIYFARLAGAESPVAKLVVCR